AGCACGGTGCTCCCAATAATTTACCAGGTATTCTGGTGAAAGACAGTAAGGAATGGATGGCGCTCTTTACTGATCGTGCAATTCCTAAAGATATGTACCCTCTTTTTGAAAGCAAAAAATCGTTCTGGGATATATTTCGGCTAAAGACCGTAAATGTCCAAAAATATTCAGAACTTTTGGACGATTTTCGTAAAATTGAGGAAATAGATAAGTTGAATTTAATATCGGTATTGAACCTACTCACAAAAGGCTACAAATTGAAAAAGGCTTTGCACATTGGCAATTTCACATCGAGCCAAGTCGAAAATATTCAAACTAAACTGTAAAAGTCTGAACTTGACCTGACACACCCATTTTCATGCTGTCTGTAATTTCAAATCCAGCATTTTGTCTTTCGCTATACTGAGCGAGTCTTTGAATGTTGCCAGAGGCGTTTTGCCGAAGCAATATTTCCCCTGATGAGTGCGCTGCGTGTTGTAATCGTAAATCCACTCATCAAGGTCTGCCTGCAATTGCTCCAAAGAAGTGTAAACCTTCTTTCTGAATGCAACATTGTAAAACTCATTCAATATAGTCCGGTGAAAGCGCTCACAAATGCCGTTCGTCTGCGGGCTCTTGGCCTTGGTTTTTGTGTGGTCGATATTCTCCAAGGCCAGATACAGCTGATAATCGTGCTCTTCCCGGTTGCCACAGTACTCGCTGCCACGATCGGTCAGAACGCGCAACAGCGGAATCTCATGCTCGTCAAAAAACGGGATGACTCTGTCGTTAAGCATATCGGCTGAAACCAGAGAATTCTTGCGATCATAGAGTTTCGCAAAAGCGACTTTCGAATACGTGTCGATGAAGGTCTGCTGATAAATTTTACCCACACCCTTCATATTTCCCACGTAAAACGTGTCTTGTGACCCCAAATAACCAGGGTGCTCCGTTTCAATTTCACCGTGACTTTCCTTCTCATCTTTTGCGCGTTCGAGCGCAACCAATTGTGCCTCGGTAAAGATCCCCTTTTCCTGAGCCATTCGCGCTTCAAGGTATTTCAGCCGTTTTTTAAACGTCGCAAGATCATGGCGCAGCCAAACGCCGCGCACGCCAAAAGGGGAGATGATGATACCTATCTTGCGCAACTCGTTGGACGCCCGAACCTGACCGTACGCGGGGTATTGAAATGCAATTTCCCGTACCGCTTCCTCGACCTCTGGAGCTACACGATTTTTCAGCAAAGGCTTCCTGCGGCTGATCTCCTGCAATGCGAGCTCGCCACCCTTGTCGTAAAGCTCCTTAAACCGGTAGAAACTGTCTCTTGAGTAACCGAAAACCTTGCAAGCTTTCGATACGCTGCCCAGCTGCTCTGCCAGTTTCAGCAGACCAACCTTGTTCTTGATAATTTTCTGTTCTGTCGTCATAAACACTCCTTTTTGTTAAGAGAGTGTCAGATAAAGTAAAAACTATTACAACTAAACTGGTTCAATTCTCATTAATCGACGCAAAAGGGAAGATATCTCAATTCGGAAAAGAATTTGCAAGAAAGCACACGAAAACCAAAGCCCTGCCCGTAAAACGATTGACGGTAAATCCTAATTACGCTGATTATTTCCCTGAAAAGTTTGATGGGGTTCAGAGGACTTCTGGCAAGAACTCTTAGAGTCAATTTGGAAGTGGATTTCCACAACCGCTGAAGTAGCTTATGATTACATCAAGCACCAGTGTCCCTTTTCTCGCACGGAGCCTTACGGAAAAGCGACACTGGTCCTCGCTGGCGCGAGGTTGAAGCAGATGTTACTCTGGACCCCACATCTTTTCGAAAAAGCTGGCATTCAACGTAAATATGATATCCCTTATATCGCACGCTTAATTGACTACGGCAACCAACTATCTCAACGAAATCTACCTGTTATTTTCTCGCTTAAGCATTTTTCTAGATTAACTGACATCAATTACTCGTATTTGAGGGCCGTCATCGACCGAACCGAGTATCCATATAAGACTTTCAAAATTCGCAAGAAAACCGAGGGCTTTAGGCGAATATCCGTTCCAGACTCCCGATTATTGGTAATCCAACAATGGTTGCACAAGCATATTCTCTCCAAAATCCAACCACATTTCTCTTCCACCGCATTCAATCCTGGTTGTTCCATTATGAGAAACGCTCAACCGCATTGCGGCGCAAATTGGTTAATAAAAATCGATATTGAAAATTTTTTTGACAGCATTTCCGAAAGACAGGTTTATACTCAATTCAAAGCTCTTGGCTATTCAAAGTACTTATGTTTTTGCTTTGCTCGGCTATCAACCCGATTAGCTAGCCGCGAAGCAAAAAAATACAAGAAACCACGATGGCAAAACAAACGTCATCAATATCCGGAATTCATTGGAAATCTTCCTCAAGGCGCTCCCACGAGTCCGATTCTGGCAAATCTTGTATGCAGGCAACTAGACGCCCAAATACATCAACTAATCCAACCGATGGGGTTGATATACACCCGATACGCAGATGATATTGTGATATCTGGCAATGCCCTCACGAGAAAAGATGCTTCAAAGCTCATCCAAGAAATCTCTAAAATTCTGAACCGAAGTGGCTTTCAAAAAAACTCACTTAAGACTCGAATCCTGAGTCCAGGAGCCCGCAAGATTGTCACCGGACTCAACGTAAACGGCCCAAATCCAACCATTCCGAAGAAACTTAAGTATTCAATTCGCGCGGAACTTCATTATGCTAAAGTGTTCGGAGTCGCGGAGCATTGTAAAAAGCTGGGTTATCATAAAATCGATGGTTTTCGGAACCAAATCCGAGGAAAAATTGATTTCGTTCGATCCGTGAATCCAAAGTTGGCTGACAAATTCTATGCACAACTAGATGATATTAACTGGCCCTAAACGGCGTACAACAAAATTTACCTGCTGCGCTCCCTGCGGTGCCGTAGCTCCTCGGGTGCTCGGCCCTACGCGCCAAAGATGCCTTCGTCGCACAAACGGGACGTTTGTTTGGTGCTCCTCAGGCAGGCGCTTCGGGCACATTTGGTGACGCAAAATGGCTTTACAGATTGAAATAATGACACAAGCGTCACCAAACGTCAGGTAAATTCCGCGTTGTGTGCCATTATCGCAAAAACATTGTAGTAATGAAAAGTATATTTCAGCTCGCCTGGCTCGCAATACCGGCTCCCATCTTTGCAGATGATAGTGCAATGGTATACATGGGTCTTTCATTTCAATGGCTACTTTCAGCGATACTTCTAATCGGTATGAGCTATTTGTTGCGAAATTTGGCAAAGGTCAGAAGGCAGAGTGCGGCACTTTGGTTATCCTTGAGTGTCATACTGACTGCTGCCTTTATTGCGGCGTCCAAGGCGCTGTTTTCTAACGAACTCAACGGCCTAATTATACTCATTACCCTTTTGATTTCGGGCCCATTGTTTTCTGTGAAGGTATTCACAGGAACCACCAAATTTGATGCATTCTTGAACTGCCTACTAAGTACGACGATTCTACTCAGCGTTTATTATCTTTATGAACTGTTTAAAATATGCGCTGCTCAACAGATAGAAGTTCGCCTGATTAATTTCCTATTTATAGTGAACGCAAGAGAATATAAACCATTCCTTTACTATCCCCCGGCATTTGACTATTATTTCACAATTGCATGGACCGCATTGACATTGATACCCGTCACCATTCTTATGAGCATTGGCAGAATGCTCATCAAACGAAGAAATTATGGGGTTACTGCTATTACAATAATTGCACTACTGATGTGCCTAAGAGGCCTGAGCCTGGTTCCTCCGGAAACACTCGCCGCCTCACTAAGGCCAAAACCCAAACTTCCTGTTCAAAGCAAATATCCAATAGGTTCTGAGGAGTTTGATAAAGAATTTGGCGACCGAATGCGATAACGGCACACAACAAATTTTACGCGCTGCGCCGCGACCACTTCGTTGGGTCGCGTGCTCGGGTCTCCGCACCGAAGATGCCCTCCTCGCACAACCGGGAGGTTGGTTTGGCGCTCGTCGGGCAGGTGCTCCGACCACATTTTTTGACGCAAATCGGCTTTACAAATAGATTAATTGACTCAAGCGTCAAAAAACGTCGGCGTAAAATCCGCGTTCTCTGACATAGTTGCGCCTTTGTTATCCGCCGCCCTCCATGGCGGCGCACTTTAGACGGCCGAATAAGAATGTCCTTCTCACATGTCTTTCGACTTGACCTATCTGGCTTTCCCGAAGTAGCTGCCGATAAACACCGACCCTTTCGGGCCTGTGCAAACCTGATTACTTCATCCGCAGAGCGGGCACATATACCAGACTACTATAATGCAGAGTCCAAAACAATTTTCAGTTCTCCAGGTTGTCTATAATTGGACAGTAAGTCGAAGTCTGTTTTTTAAGACACGATTCAACCAACAACGATAGGGCTCTTTTCAAACTTCCGAGTTGGTGAATCTTGTTTTCGATATCTTCAATCTTCCGCTGCGCTTTGATACGGATCGTCGAGCAATTCTCTCCGTTTACAATTCGTAAGGATAGCAGGGATTTTATTTCTGCAAGCGTGAAGCCCAGCTTTTTCGAGTTTAGAATGAACGATAAGGTTTTTTCCGCTCTCACGTCGTACAATCTGTAACCCGTGGCGGTGCGCTCCGGTTTGGGCAGTAAGCCCTTTCGTTCGTAGAAGCGTATTGCCTCGCGATTGATCTTGAACTTCTCGGCTAATTTTCCGGTCGTCATACTTATCCCCCATTGTGAAAGGCGCGCGGCAAATCAAACAATTTTTTCACCGCATAACACCCGTTGGCATCACCATCGGTACTATTCTGTCCGCATTTTTTCGGCAAAAATCTGTCGATTAAACGCAATAACCCTTTCAAGCAATGCATCCGCACCGTCGCGCACAACGTACTTTGTTCCATTTGTGAGCTTGACCACTGTATCCGGTGTGTCCTCGATCGTCTCGATCAGATTATGGTTCAGGTAAAAGACTTTGCCGTTCAGGCGCCTCACCTTTATCATTCTGGTTGCCTAACTCGCACAGCAGCTCAGCTTTTTCACGTCTTTGCGAAAACCGATGGCGGCAAGCTTAAGCCCTTCACTGAGCGTCAGATACGGATAGAGTTCTTCGGATAATTGTTTGACCGTAATGCCGAATTTGATTGCAAACGCCAGAGACTGCACCAGCTCGCCGCCTTCAGATGCTACAATGCGGCCACCGAGCAAGCGATCCGTTTCCCGGTGGCGAATCAGCTTGATGAAGCCGCGGGTATCATTTGCGACAATCGCACGCGGTAGATTCGTGAGTTCCAGCTTTGAAACATCGTAGGGTAATCCGGCCTGTGCTGCCTGCATTTCGTCCATACCAACGCCGGCAACTTGCGGGTCGGTGAAAACGACCCAAGGCAGCGCAGTGTAATCAGCACGGTTTACGGTTTCGGTGAAAGCATTTTCTACGGCAAGGCGCCCTTCGTAGGCGGCGGTATAAACAAAGGGTGGGGTGTTCGCGACGTCCCCCACAGCATAAATGTGCGGAACATTCGTTCCCATTTGGTCGTTGACTTTTATATGACCACTCGCATCTGTTTCTAAACCTACGGTCTCAATGCCGAGCTTCGCGGTATTGGGGCGCGTACCAGAAGCCACAAGAACTCTGCCCCGTTCCCTGATTTGTGTCATGCTGCCGTCTTTGCACTTACAGTGAATAATTACCTCCGCCTCGCGTTTCTCAAATTTTATGGCCCGGAAATTCGGGAGAATCTCAATTCCTTCTGAGCGCATCGCTTGTTCAAGTTCGGCGCTAATGTCTTCACTCTGAGTTCTCAACACGCGATCGGTAAACTCGATGATCCTCACCTTTACTCCGAGTCGATTGTATGCCATCGCAATTTCGAGCCCGATATAGCCTGCCCCCATGATGGTCAGACTTGCGGGTTTTTCTTCGAGATCAAAAAGCGTTCTGTGCGTCAGATAATCAATCTCCGCAAGGCCGGAAATATCCGGAATTTTCGTAGTTGATCCCGTCGCAATCAGGATTTTTTGCGCGGAATAAATCTGATTCCCGTCGACTTGAACGCTGTTGGAATCGATTAACCGCGCCCAGCCAGTTATCATCGTCAGCCGGGCGAAATCCTCTACTACATCCAGATATTTATTCTTCTGTAGCTGAGCTACCAGCACTTTTTTGTCCCGAATAAGCTGAGTAAAATCGACGGTCGCACCGCGCGGTTTTATAGCAGCAAAACGGGAGCTATTCGCGTGATGCACCGACTCTGCTGCCCGAATCAGCGTTTTTGACGGCACACAACCGACGTTGACGCAGGTGCCTCCAAAATTGAGGCCCGCGTTAATCATAAGAGTGGCTTTTCCCAGTTCTTCTGCCTTGATCGCCGCCGAGAATGCCGCCGAACCGCCGCCGATAATGATGAGATCGAAATTTTTCGAACCGTCTGACGGCACTGTAGCGGGCACAGCGACATTTGCATGATAGTTTTTCGTGCCGTTTATTGCCTCGATGATTTTACCTTCGTCAGTCTTAGCCGAGTCGTAAGTAACAATCCCACGAGCGCTGGGATATTCAACAGCCGCGGAAACTACACCAACCTGTTTTGTCAGCAGTTTCTCAATCGAGATAGCGCAATGATCGCAGGTCATGCCCGCGATCTGTACTTCAACGTTTTTATGATTCATTTCATGCCTCCTTGAATATCTATGACCTTGTAGCCAACAGTTTTTTCGACGGCGTTACGAAATTCCTCAAACCCGATTCGGGATTTGTCATACTTAACCCATGCGAGGCCGCGCAGATGGTCCGAGCTGCTCTCAATCACGCCCGGTTTATCCTTCAGCGCTTTATTGACACTCTGTTCACAGCCGGAACAGGTCATACCCTGAATCGAAAGTGTTGCCATGGCAATATTTTCCTTTTCAATTATAAGCGGTGTCGCTTTGGCAGATCGGAAAAATATTCCCGAATACGACGGGAAAGTTAATAGCAGCACTGCCGCTACTGAAATGATCGCCAGAAAAACTTTACTGTGCCAGAAGGCTGGTTTTTCGTCGGTTTCACACGCACACTCGATTTCCCCGCCCCTCACGGGCTTTAGCTTTTTATACCAGGCAAACGCCAGTATCCCAAGCGTCAGCGCAATCAGATAAGGCCTCGCCGGCTCGATCCACGAAAATATTGAGGCGATCCCGCCAATCCCCACTAAAATGCCCAGAACGGGGGTGAGACAGCAGAGTGAGGCTGCTGTCCCGACCAGTAAAGCAGCCCAAAGTGTTTTGTTTGATGCAGATTTATCTTCCATACGAATCTCCTTTGAAATTTGATCTGGTTTAAGTTAAACATTGTAGTATGGTACAGAGTCCAAAAAAATTATCGTTTTCTCCCGGACTTCAAACGTGGCCAGAGCACTAATAGAAGCAAAAGCCCCAAAACTAAAATGTGCCCCTTTAGCGGCGATAATAGTTGCAACAAACCGCTCTCTGAAGTCTCGCGGTTGAGATGTATCGACAGGGGTATCGCGCAACAGAGCAGACCCAGTAGAATGCGCCGCGCTACTTGGATTTTCGATTTTTTAGATTCGCTGGTTGTTTGCATAGTATATGCTCCTCCTACAAAGTGAGTTGAGTCGAAGCTATGGCCTGTACCATAGTACAGAGTCCACAAAAAGCCATTTTATATAAATGATCTCGTCTATAGTCGCCCGGCCCTCCATGGCCGGGCTCACAGGCGCAACTACGTCAGAGAACAAAATTTACCCGCTGCGCTCGCTGCGGTGCCGTGGCTCCTCGCGTGCTCGGCACTCCGGCCACAAAGATCGCGGACAAAGCACAAGCGGGACGCTTGTTTTGTGCTTTGCCGCGAGTGGCCTACGGCACATTGATGGTGCTTAGTATGTGGCTTTTCAAATAAGCCCGGCTTTATTGTGTGGCGCACCATCAACGTCGGGTAAATTCCACGTTGCCCGCCATGCCTATGCGTGGCCAAAAATAGAAGAAGCACTGTGTGCAGTCGAGCTTGCGGCTTGCTATTTCGGTAAAGATTAGAGTTTGGCGGCTGACGCAAGCACGGCTGCTCGGTTGGCGCTCCTGGCTTCGATGTTTGTGTGCGTCAGAAATCCTACTATTTGTTCGAATTCGGTAAAGCGGCTTCGCAGGCCACGCATCGCGAGCTTGAGAACCATTGCCCCCTGCCCGATCGATGCGACGTCGCGCTCGCGAGTCGGCACGGCGGGCAACAGATTTTACAAGCTGCGCCGCCATTCGCTACGCGAAAGGCGTGCTCGGTCTCGGCGACGAAGATGCGTCGACGCCTGCGCTCTGTCGAGCTTCATTGGCAGGCGCGCCGCAGTCGCCTTCGACACAATTTGGGTTGCGCCGAAGACGGCACACCCCAAATCGTCTTGTAAAATCAAGCGTTCTATGTCATTGCCTAGCGTCGCGAAGAGATGAAAAAGCCGAAGAGCGCCTCTTCATTGTAAGCTCCCTCCAGGCTTCAACGCTGGTAGTGTAACGGACGCTACAGATGAAGATCGCGACGCTCCGCGATCGCTGCAAGAGTTTTACCCAGGCGCATTCGCAAAACCCGCTAAGAGTTGTCGGCGCGATGGATCAGATTTCGTCTTGCGCTACGTTCGCGAGCCTTCGTTCATTCGTACGCGGCGGAAATTACCGAGAGCTCGCGAACTCCGCTTTGATAAAACCTCTGGCGCCTCGTCAGGTAAAGTGCGGGTTTTGCGAACACGCCACAGCCCTACCCTAAGCGACCGCTTGACGGCAACGACATAGAACAAATTTTACGCGCTGCGCCGCGACCACTCCGTTGGGTCGCGTGCTCGGCCCTGCGCGCCAAAGATGCCTTCGTCGCACAAACGGGACGTTTGTTTGGTGCTCCTCAGGCAGGCGCTCCGGGCACATGCGCTTCGCGTAAAACGCAATGGTTGAAATGCAAAACACTTTACACCCGCAGGCGCACGTCAGCGTAAAATCAACGTTCTATGTCATTGCCTAGCGTCGCGAAGAGGTAGAAAAGCCCAAGAGTGCCTCGTTATTGTAAGCTCCTTCCAGGCTTCAACGCTGGTTGTGTAACGATTGCTACATTTGAAGATCGCGACGCTCCGCGATCGCTGCAAGAGTTTTACCCAGGCGTATTCGCAAAACCCGCCAAGAGTTGTCGGCGCGATGGATCAGGTTTCGTCTTGCGCTACGTTCGCAAGCTTTCGTTCATTCGTACGCGGCGGAAATTACTGAGAGCTCGCGAACTCCGCTTTGATAAAACCTCTGGCGCCTCGTCAGGTAAAGTGCGGGTTTTGCGAACACGCCACAGCCCTACCCTAAGCGACCGCTTGACGGCAACGACATAGAACAAATTTTACGCGCTGCGCCGCGACCACTCCGTTGGGTCGCGTGCTCGGCCCTGCGCGCCAAAGATGCCTTCGTCGCACAAACGGGACGTTTGTTTGGTGCTCCTCAGGCAGGCGCTCCGGGCACATGCGCTTCGCGTAAAACGCAATGGTTGAAATGCAAAACACTTTACACCCGCAGGCGCACGTCAGCGTAAAATCAACGTTGCCCGCCATGCCTATGCGTGGCCAAAAAAAGAAGAGCCCCTGTGTGCAGTCGAGCTTGCGGCTTGCTATTTGGGTGAAGATTAGAGTTTGGCGGCTGGCGCAAGCACGACTGCTCGGTTGGCGCTCCTGGTATCGAGGTTCGTGAGCGTCAGAAATCCTGCTATTTGTTCGAATTCGGTATTGCGGCTTCGCAGGCCACGCATCGCGAGCTTGGGAGCGATTGGCCCCTGCCCGATCGAAGGTCTGTAG
The sequence above is a segment of the Turneriella parva DSM 21527 genome. Coding sequences within it:
- a CDS encoding IS481 family transposase: MTTEQKIIKNKVGLLKLAEQLGSVSKACKVFGYSRDSFYRFKELYDKGGELALQEISRRKPLLKNRVAPEVEEAVREIAFQYPAYGQVRASNELRKIGIIISPFGVRGVWLRHDLATFKKRLKYLEARMAQEKGIFTEAQLVALERAKDEKESHGEIETEHPGYLGSQDTFYVGNMKGVGKIYQQTFIDTYSKVAFAKLYDRKNSLVSADMLNDRVIPFFDEHEIPLLRVLTDRGSEYCGNREEHDYQLYLALENIDHTKTKAKSPQTNGICERFHRTILNEFYNVAFRKKVYTSLEQLQADLDEWIYDYNTQRTHQGKYCFGKTPLATFKDSLSIAKDKMLDLKLQTA
- a CDS encoding reverse transcriptase domain-containing protein, with the translated sequence MLLWTPHLFEKAGIQRKYDIPYIARLIDYGNQLSQRNLPVIFSLKHFSRLTDINYSYLRAVIDRTEYPYKTFKIRKKTEGFRRISVPDSRLLVIQQWLHKHILSKIQPHFSSTAFNPGCSIMRNAQPHCGANWLIKIDIENFFDSISERQVYTQFKALGYSKYLCFCFARLSTRLASREAKKYKKPRWQNKRHQYPEFIGNLPQGAPTSPILANLVCRQLDAQIHQLIQPMGLIYTRYADDIVISGNALTRKDASKLIQEISKILNRSGFQKNSLKTRILSPGARKIVTGLNVNGPNPTIPKKLKYSIRAELHYAKVFGVAEHCKKLGYHKIDGFRNQIRGKIDFVRSVNPKLADKFYAQLDDINWP
- a CDS encoding MerR family transcriptional regulator — protein: MTTGKLAEKFKINREAIRFYERKGLLPKPERTATGYRLYDVRAEKTLSFILNSKKLGFTLAEIKSLLSLRIVNGENCSTIRIKAQRKIEDIENKIHQLGSLKRALSLLVESCLKKQTSTYCPIIDNLEN
- a CDS encoding flagellar FlbD family protein; protein product: MIKVRRLNGKVFYLNHNLIETIEDTPDTVVKLTNGTKYVVRDGADALLERVIAFNRQIFAEKMRTE
- the merA gene encoding mercury(II) reductase, with protein sequence MNHKNVEVQIAGMTCDHCAISIEKLLTKQVGVVSAAVEYPSARGIVTYDSAKTDEGKIIEAINGTKNYHANVAVPATVPSDGSKNFDLIIIGGGSAAFSAAIKAEELGKATLMINAGLNFGGTCVNVGCVPSKTLIRAAESVHHANSSRFAAIKPRGATVDFTQLIRDKKVLVAQLQKNKYLDVVEDFARLTMITGWARLIDSNSVQVDGNQIYSAQKILIATGSTTKIPDISGLAEIDYLTHRTLFDLEEKPASLTIMGAGYIGLEIAMAYNRLGVKVRIIEFTDRVLRTQSEDISAELEQAMRSEGIEILPNFRAIKFEKREAEVIIHCKCKDGSMTQIRERGRVLVASGTRPNTAKLGIETVGLETDASGHIKVNDQMGTNVPHIYAVGDVANTPPFVYTAAYEGRLAVENAFTETVNRADYTALPWVVFTDPQVAGVGMDEMQAAQAGLPYDVSKLELTNLPRAIVANDTRGFIKLIRHRETDRLLGGRIVASEGGELVQSLAFAIKFGITVKQLSEELYPYLTLSEGLKLAAIGFRKDVKKLSCCAS
- the merTP gene encoding mercuric transport protein MerTP encodes the protein MEDKSASNKTLWAALLVGTAASLCCLTPVLGILVGIGGIASIFSWIEPARPYLIALTLGILAFAWYKKLKPVRGGEIECACETDEKPAFWHSKVFLAIISVAAVLLLTFPSYSGIFFRSAKATPLIIEKENIAMATLSIQGMTCSGCEQSVNKALKDKPGVIESSSDHLRGLAWVKYDKSRIGFEEFRNAVEKTVGYKVIDIQGGMK